Proteins encoded within one genomic window of Enterococcus haemoperoxidus ATCC BAA-382:
- a CDS encoding PTS system mannose/fructose/N-acetylgalactosamine-transporter subunit IIB, whose amino-acid sequence MSIIAVRIDGRLIHGQVANLWTTKLDISRIMVVDDEVSENAIEKSGLKLATPSGVKLSVLPIEKAAANILAGKYDSQRLLIIARKPDRLLKLVELGVPIKEINVGNMSQSEHSKAITKSINVLEKDIEEFKKLDAAGVKLISQMVPSDKSEDFMSLLK is encoded by the coding sequence ATGAGTATTATTGCAGTGAGAATCGACGGGAGATTGATTCATGGACAGGTAGCTAATCTTTGGACAACAAAATTAGATATTAGTCGCATTATGGTTGTTGATGATGAGGTATCAGAAAATGCGATTGAAAAGAGTGGGCTAAAATTAGCAACGCCGTCTGGTGTGAAATTAAGTGTTTTGCCGATAGAAAAAGCCGCCGCTAATATTTTGGCTGGGAAATATGATTCGCAAAGGCTATTGATCATTGCTAGAAAACCTGATCGCTTATTAAAATTAGTTGAATTGGGCGTTCCAATCAAAGAAATAAATGTTGGCAATATGTCGCAAAGTGAGCATTCTAAAGCAATCACTAAGTCGATCAACGTATTGGAAAAGGATATTGAAGAGTTTAAAAAATTAGATGCTGCAGGTGTAAAATTAATTTCACAAATGGTGCCGAGTGATAAATCAGAAGACTTTATGAGTTTATTGAAATAG